From the Burkholderiales bacterium genome, the window GAGCAAAGCCAGTTGCCTTTGCTGGAAAAACTCTACGCGCGCGGGCTGGAGAACGGGCTTGCCATTCAAAAGATATCAAGCGAGCAGGTCAATGAAATCGAGCCGCACGTGCGCTGCCTTGCGGGCATACGGGTGCCTGCTACCGGCATCGTCAGTTACCGGAAGGTTTGCGCAAAGTATATCGAGTTGATCAACGCGCAAGGCGGCGAGATCAAGTTCGGCATGCGACTCGATGCCATCCAGGACCGCGGCGATCATCAGGTGCTGGAAACTACCGGCGGCGACTTCAACGCGCGCTATCTGATCAATTGCGCCGGCTTGCACAGCGATCGGGTCGCGCGTTTGGCTGGCGTTGAACCGGGCGCCCGGATCGTCCCGTTTCGCGGCGAATATTTCGAACTCGTGCCGGCCAAACGTCATCTCGTCAAAACATTGATTTATCCGGTGCCGAATCCCGATTTTCCATTCCTCGGCGTTCACTTCACGCGGATGATAGACGGTACCATACACGCCGGTCCGAATGCGGTTCTGGCGATGAAGCGCGAGGGTTATCACAAGACGGATTTCAGCCTGCGCGATCTTTCCGAAACCTTGCGATATCCGGGCTTCTGGAAGCTGGCGGCAAAGCATGCGAATGAGGGCGCGCGGGAATTCTACCGCTCGTTTTCCAAAGCCGCGTTCGTGCGCAGCCTGCAAACACTGATTCCGGAAGTCGAGGCGCAGGATCTGGCGCCGACGCATGCCGGGGTCCGCGCGCAGGCGCTGCTCGCGAACGGCAAGCTGGTCGATGACTTCCTGATCGTAAACGGACACAACTCGATGCACGTTTGCAACGCGCCTTCGCCTGGCGCCACTGCGTCGCTCGAAATCGGCAAGGCAATTGTCGAGCGCATTCCGCATTTGAAAAGCGGGCAATCCCCTAGACAAACTTCAACCTTAGCGATTTAACTGAGCGATTTAACGGAGCGAATAACTGACCATGAAAATACTGATCACCGGCACGGAAGGCTATCTCGGATCTCTACTGGCCCCCACGCTGATGCAGCGCGGACACGACGTCACTGGCGCCGATACCGGGTTTTACAAAGTCGGCTGGCTGTATAACGCCACACCGCTGACTGCAAAAACGCTGAATAAGGATATCCGCAAACTTAGCGCCGAAGATCTCGAGGGAATGGAAGCCGTCGTGCATATGGCGGAACTGTCCAACGATCCGGCTGGGGAACTGTCTCCGCATATCACCTATGATATCAACCACAAGGCATCGCTGCGTCTGGCCGAAATTGCCAAAGCAGCCGGCGTGCGCCGCTTCATCTACATGTCTTCATGCAGCGTTTATGGAGTCGCTTCGACATCCGATGTGACCGAAGAGTCGCCGGTCA encodes:
- the lhgO gene encoding L-2-hydroxyglutarate oxidase; amino-acid sequence: MYDFVIVGGGIVGLSTAMALGARNRKAKILVIEKESNFAQHQTGRNSGVIHSGIYYTPGSMKARFARSGARSMVEFCEKHHIEHDICGKVIVATEQSQLPLLEKLYARGLENGLAIQKISSEQVNEIEPHVRCLAGIRVPATGIVSYRKVCAKYIELINAQGGEIKFGMRLDAIQDRGDHQVLETTGGDFNARYLINCAGLHSDRVARLAGVEPGARIVPFRGEYFELVPAKRHLVKTLIYPVPNPDFPFLGVHFTRMIDGTIHAGPNAVLAMKREGYHKTDFSLRDLSETLRYPGFWKLAAKHANEGAREFYRSFSKAAFVRSLQTLIPEVEAQDLAPTHAGVRAQALLANGKLVDDFLIVNGHNSMHVCNAPSPGATASLEIGKAIVERIPHLKSGQSPRQTSTLAI